In Paenibacillus sp. FSL R7-0345, a single window of DNA contains:
- a CDS encoding beta-galactosidase, translating into MGMNGNSKEESGYSMGDSDYSKDKIDYSGEKSDYSNVQIGVDYYPEHWDESLWEEDMQLMKETGVRVVRVAEFAWSRLEPTEGEFDFAWLDRAIDLLHSYGMQVVIGTPTATPPRWLTTGYPDVLPVFADGQIYHPGVRGHRCYNSTSLRMYGTHIVEKLARHYSGHPAVIGWQTDNEFGMIDCHCDACNVAFRSWVQDKYGSLERVNAEWGTVVWSGEYSDWKELTVPYGGSKFQNPSLLLDFQRFQWDAVVKFQQTQLEVLRAECPGHFVTHNFHSYPQRLDMYAVGADLDVASFDYYPNTSPDKQATTPYSGALSLDVTRGIKRSNFWIMEQLSGPPGCWMPMWRTPHPGFIRAYAWQSIARGADTVVHFRWRSAVAGAEQYWHGLIDHSNVPGRRFTEFAQLCSEVNQLSGKLKGTVLKHEVAILHSHEQKAALDIQPQAEGFDYYENIKLIHRALTKLGIGCDVIRAGEPLGGYKLVIAPSLYLLGEELAGQLEDFAIAGGTLILTNRTGVKNLDNVCVMQPLPGLLSRAAGVWVHEYDPVGGDFHMIRDQESDTFACSQWCDLLTLVTAEPVAWYSDDFYAGTPAITVNRFGKGEVYYFGTHAEERYWSGLLGSLAAAHGIKRFAGLPDGVQASVRTGENGSFLFLLNLSRTEQAVPLAQDYRSAFSGEARSGLLLLAPYGVEILEMEG; encoded by the coding sequence ATGGGGATGAACGGTAACAGTAAAGAAGAGAGCGGTTACAGTATGGGGGACAGTGATTACAGCAAGGATAAGATTGATTACAGTGGGGAAAAGAGTGATTACAGCAACGTGCAGATCGGCGTTGACTATTATCCTGAGCATTGGGATGAATCCCTGTGGGAAGAAGATATGCAGTTAATGAAGGAAACGGGTGTCCGGGTGGTCAGGGTGGCTGAGTTTGCCTGGAGCAGACTGGAGCCGACAGAAGGGGAGTTTGACTTCGCCTGGCTCGACCGGGCAATTGATCTGCTGCACAGCTATGGTATGCAGGTAGTAATTGGAACGCCTACGGCAACACCGCCGCGCTGGCTGACAACGGGGTATCCCGATGTGCTGCCGGTATTTGCTGACGGGCAGATCTATCATCCGGGCGTGCGCGGGCACCGCTGCTACAACAGCACGTCACTGCGCATGTACGGCACGCACATCGTTGAGAAGCTGGCCCGCCATTACAGCGGGCATCCGGCTGTAATCGGCTGGCAGACCGACAATGAGTTCGGGATGATCGACTGTCACTGTGATGCCTGCAATGTGGCGTTCCGCAGCTGGGTTCAGGACAAGTACGGCAGCCTGGAACGGGTAAATGCCGAGTGGGGAACGGTGGTGTGGAGCGGAGAATACAGTGACTGGAAGGAGCTGACGGTGCCTTATGGGGGATCAAAGTTCCAGAATCCCTCGCTGCTGCTGGATTTCCAGCGCTTCCAGTGGGACGCGGTAGTGAAGTTTCAACAGACCCAGCTTGAGGTGCTGCGCGCCGAATGTCCGGGACATTTCGTCACGCATAACTTCCACAGCTATCCGCAGCGGCTGGATATGTATGCTGTCGGCGCTGATCTGGATGTGGCTTCCTTTGACTACTATCCGAATACCTCGCCGGATAAGCAGGCGACGACTCCTTACAGCGGGGCGCTGTCGCTGGATGTGACCCGCGGAATCAAGCGGAGTAACTTCTGGATTATGGAGCAGCTTAGCGGACCTCCAGGGTGCTGGATGCCGATGTGGCGTACGCCGCATCCCGGATTTATCCGTGCCTACGCCTGGCAGAGCATTGCCAGAGGGGCGGACACGGTTGTCCATTTTCGCTGGAGAAGCGCAGTTGCCGGTGCGGAGCAGTATTGGCATGGGCTGATTGACCACAGCAATGTGCCGGGACGCCGGTTTACCGAATTTGCACAGCTGTGCAGTGAGGTAAATCAGCTTAGCGGTAAGCTGAAAGGAACAGTGCTCAAGCATGAAGTGGCTATTCTGCATTCTCACGAGCAGAAGGCAGCACTGGATATCCAGCCGCAGGCTGAGGGGTTCGATTACTATGAGAACATCAAGCTGATCCACCGCGCCCTAACCAAGCTGGGCATCGGCTGCGATGTGATCCGCGCAGGCGAGCCGCTGGGCGGCTATAAGCTGGTCATTGCGCCAAGCCTGTACCTGCTTGGCGAGGAACTGGCCGGGCAGCTGGAGGACTTCGCAATTGCCGGCGGCACGCTGATCCTGACGAACCGTACCGGGGTGAAGAATCTGGACAATGTGTGCGTCATGCAGCCGCTGCCAGGTCTTCTGAGCCGCGCTGCCGGAGTCTGGGTACATGAATATGATCCGGTCGGCGGTGATTTTCATATGATCAGGGATCAGGAAAGTGACACTTTTGCCTGCAGCCAGTGGTGTGATCTGCTGACCCTGGTGACCGCAGAGCCTGTCGCCTGGTATAGCGACGATTTCTATGCCGGTACTCCGGCAATCACGGTCAACCGTTTCGGCAAAGGCGAGGTGTATTACTTCGGCACCCATGCCGAGGAACGTTACTGGTCAGGACTGCTTGGCAGTCTGGCCGCTGCTCACGGGATTAAGCGCTTCGCCGGTCTTCCGGACGGCGTTCAGGCTTCTGTACGCACAGGGGAGAACGGCAGCTTCCTGTTCCTGCTGAACCTCAGCCGGACGGAGCAGGCCGTGCCGCTGGCCCAGGATTACCGCAGTGCGTTTAGCGGAGAGGCGCGCTCCGGCCTGCTGCTGCTCGCGCCTTACGGGGTGGAGATTCTGGAGATGGAGGGCTAG
- a CDS encoding LysR family transcriptional regulator, with product MDIGLLKVFQAVAEEGSISKAAQSLNYVQSNVTARIQQLEQELKTPLFYRHSRGITLTSAGQTLLEYTVRIFKLMDEAQQAVLDSPVPKGSIMVGSDTTAAVRLPVILSAYRSCYPDVEVQLQICRPSELIDAVLQHTVQGAFLDGPVEHPEIVQELVINEQLGLIIPDSMGYEGLQSIHGQTLLMLNAECLYRMRLDAWLKEEGMRLVKVMEFGTMEGLMACVRAGIGFAVLPISYFRQLNITQGISCYPFPDRYAEVPTVFIRRRDLYMTSAFREFIEVLKVHLPEVVFSEGLPSAGGRPVDA from the coding sequence ATGGATATAGGACTTCTTAAGGTATTTCAGGCAGTGGCTGAGGAAGGGAGTATTTCCAAAGCGGCGCAAAGCCTTAACTATGTGCAATCGAATGTGACTGCGCGGATTCAGCAGCTGGAGCAGGAGCTGAAAACGCCGTTATTCTACCGGCATAGCCGTGGCATCACACTAACCTCAGCCGGGCAGACCCTGCTTGAATATACAGTCCGTATCTTCAAGCTGATGGACGAAGCGCAGCAGGCGGTTCTGGATTCACCGGTTCCCAAAGGCTCCATTATGGTCGGGTCCGATACAACCGCTGCTGTCCGGCTGCCTGTCATACTCTCCGCCTACCGGAGCTGTTATCCGGACGTTGAGGTCCAGCTGCAGATCTGCAGGCCCTCTGAACTGATCGACGCTGTTCTGCAGCATACTGTCCAGGGCGCCTTCCTGGACGGACCGGTCGAGCATCCGGAGATTGTACAGGAACTGGTTATTAATGAGCAGCTGGGGCTGATTATTCCGGATAGTATGGGCTACGAGGGCCTGCAATCCATTCACGGCCAGACCCTGCTCATGCTGAATGCAGAGTGTCTGTACCGGATGAGGCTTGACGCCTGGCTTAAAGAAGAAGGGATGCGGCTCGTCAAGGTGATGGAGTTCGGGACGATGGAAGGTCTGATGGCCTGCGTCAGGGCGGGGATTGGCTTCGCGGTGCTGCCAATTTCGTATTTCAGGCAGCTGAATATTACGCAGGGAATCTCCTGCTACCCGTTCCCGGACCGCTACGCCGAGGTGCCGACGGTATTTATCCGGCGGCGTGACCTGTATATGACAAGCGCCTTCCGCGAGTTCATTGAAGTGCTCAAGGTGCATCTGCCGGAAGTAGTCTTCAGCGAAGGGCTTCCTTCTGCCGGTGGCAGGCCGGTAGATGCCTGA